One genomic window of Solanum stenotomum isolate F172 chromosome 9, ASM1918654v1, whole genome shotgun sequence includes the following:
- the LOC125876579 gene encoding uncharacterized protein LOC125876579 gives MAGNGLPALGRVKLSDLVPLEGLPSDSYKLSVSTLSQSLAQYSAAIIQLSTSDGALLRSSLESARLYFQHKPSYPSADVIHSDDSREWCKTSGYHADPQQWQETYDFRPGLTPSEPTSDIEFPPAGLSDIFSLLGRAARDILDAISFYLNLRSSPFTEILDNVPLRNREISSSVLSVCCHARPSFQGAQHHGLTTQEDGQLGMFSDHEHQVDRSLVTIVKSDRPGLHVRDFHGHWVLVDGDLGPQEAIVYPGLALYQATAGYISPALHRTDIGNQQGSMYGRCSLSFKLMPKSMTNLNCSEMRAAGHGVEAQFQLPVPVDDFMQRSTDQLLIRSNFPTFNFPTVQDGSMKPMMRRRKSNSRSKPLPPSKRLRLEAQRVLKERVQDIADKKGIKLRFCTLKDCESHIQSLDCPCTNIRMEIGWPPGVPFVHPHDLPNKAKIGFLETYEPGWSATHDMELSLIDPGQPSQHTSN, from the exons ATGGCAGGCAATGGCCTGCCAGCTCTGGGTCGTGTGAAGCTCAGTGATTTGGTACCATTGGAAGGTCTTCCTTCGGATTCGTATAAATTATCGGTCTCAACTTTGTCACAGTCATTGGCTCAGTATTCAGCTGCCATTATCCAGCTATCCACAAGTGATGGAGCTCTTTTAAGGTCTAGTCTAGAGTCTGCCCGACTTTACTTTCAACATAAACCCTCTTATCCTTCTGCAGATGTTATTCATTCTGATGACTCTCGTGAGTGGTGTAAGACCTCTGGTTACCATGCAGATCCTCAACAATGGCAAGAAACTTATGATTTCAGGCCAGGGCTTACTCCTTCGGAACCCACCAGTGATATTGAATTCCCTCCTGCTGGTTTGTCTGACATATTCTCTTTGCTTGGAAGAGCAGCAAGAGATATATTGGATGCCATCAGTTTCTATTTAAATCTGCGTAGCTCTCCATTTACTGAAATACTTGATAATGTTCCACTCAGAAACAGAGAAATATCATCCTCTGTATTATCCGTCTGTTGTCATGCCAGGCCATCTTTTCAGGGTGCTCAGCACCATGGCCTGACAACGCAAGAGGATGGTCAGTTAGGGATGTTCTCGGATCATGAGCATCAGGTTGACAGAAGCCTTGTTACAATTGTTAAGTCGGATAGGCCTGGTCTACACGTGAGAGATTTTCACGGTCACTGGGTTCTTGTGGATGGTGATCTTGGCCCCCAGGAAGCAATAGTTTATCCTGGCCTTGCATTATATCAGGCAACTGCGGGCTATATCAGCCCTGCACTTCATCGTACGGACATTGGTAATCAGCAGGGTAGCATGTATGGACGCTGTTCCCTTTCTTTTAAACTTATGCCCAAGTCCATGACCAACCTCAATTGTTCAGAGATGCGGGCTGCTGGTCACGGGGTTGAAGCTCAATTCCAGCTTCCCGTACCAGTTGATGACTTCATGCAGAGATCAACTGATCAGTTGCTTATCAGGAGCAATTTCCCTACATTCAACTTTCCAACAGTCCAAGATG GATCTATGAAGCCCATgatgaggaggaggaagagTAACTCAAGATCTAAACCTCTTCCACCTTCAAAGAGGTTGAGATTGGAGGCACAAAGAGTTCTCAAAGAGAGAGTTCAAGACATAGCTGATAAAAAGGGCATCAAGCTGAGGTTCTGCACCTTAAAGGATTGTGAAAGTCACATCCAGTCACTTGATTGCCCATGTACGAACATAAGAATGGAAATTGGATGGCCACCGGGAGTTCcatttgttcacccacatgaTCTCCCAAATAAGGCTAAGATTGGATTTCTTGAAACATATGAACCTGGTTGGTCTGCAACTCATGATATGGAGTTGAGCCTAATCGATCCCGGACAGCCAAGTCAACACACTTCTAACT GA